The DNA window GCAAGATCTATTAGCATTACATGTTCTGCTATTTCTTTAGTATCTAACTTTAGATTTTTCTCTAGTTCAATATCTTGTGCTGGATTTGATCCTCGTTTTCTAGTGCCTGCCAGTGGTCTAATAGTAACTTGCGACTTATTTTTTCCATTACTGTCTGAAACATTTTCTTGTCTTACTAATATTTCTGGTGATGAACCTACTACTTGAAAATCATCAAAATTCCAAAAATACATATAAGGAGATGGATTCAAAGATCTTAGGGCTCTGTATAGAGATAATGGAGCATCTCTATAAGGTTTTGCTATGACTTTTCCTAGAACTATTTGCATAATATCACCTGCAGCAATATATTCTTTTGCTTTCTTGACCATTTCCAAGTATTTTTCTGATCCGAAGTCTCTTTCTTCGGATGTTTGCATACTACAAAGACTGTATGGTATTTCTACGTTTTTCTTAAGTTGTTGTTTTAATTCTTGCAATCTTTTTTGAGCTTTGGAATAACTTTCTGTTTTGTTGGTATCCGCATAGACTATTAGATATATACGACCAGCAATATTGTCTACTACCGCTAATTCGTCAACATGAAGTAGCATTATGTCTGGCGTACCTTCTTCCATTCCTGCTGGGAATGCTTTTGTAGGCATACCTAAACACGGTTCTATATGCCTAACTGTATCGTATCCAAAATATCCTGCTAATCCTCCACAAAAACGCAACATACCAGTTTGCAATGCTACTTTGAATCTAGATTGGTATTGTTCGATAAATTTGAGAGGATCTCCTTCATATGTTTCGACTACTTTGCCATTTGTAACAACCTCTGTAGTAGTTCCTCTAGATCTAATTATTGTTTCTGCAGGTAAGGCTATAAAAGAATATCTACCAAATCTTTCTCCTCCTATAACTGATTCCATAAGACAACTCATTTTTCCTGCTTTAGGTCCAGAATGGGCTAATTTAAGATAAAGAGATAGAGGAGTATCTAAATCTGCATATATTTCTGAAATAAGTGGTATTCTATTAAAGCCTTGGGCAACGAGTGACTTAAATTCTATTTCTGTCATAATTTTCCTTAAAATGAATAAAAAAAAACCCGGACAATTATTTAGTTCCGGGTTTTATATATTTGATAGCGCAAAAATACAGTTCAATTGTCCAAACAAAGACTAACCCGGGGAGTAGTACCACCAGAGCCAATAATTAGGATAGATATTTTGTTTGTGTTTGCAATTCATAATTTTGCTATTAAAGTATTCATAAATTGTAATAATTTAAATTGTTATAACAATGTATCCAATCAGATGTTTTTGTCAAGTCTTCTATTACATCATTTGCACATAATTCTAAAATATTTTTTTTATTATGATAACCATAAGGTACTACTAAAACTGCTGCTAAATTAGCAGCTCTAGCTGCCATGACATCATTACTAGAGTCTCCTATCATAATACATTCTTCTGGTGTAACATTAAGTTGTTTACATGCAAATAATATTTGATCTGGGGCGGGTTTACAACGTTGGCATGTATCACCACAAATTACATAAGAGAATAAATGAGATAGGTTTAGTTTTTGTAAAATTTGGAAAGTAGGTTTACTAGGCTTATTTGTTACTATAGATAGTGATAGCTGTTCTTTTCTTAGTTTATCCAAACCTTCTAAAACTCCTTGATATAAAACAGTTCTATTCCCGTTACAATTACAGTAATATTGGGAAAATAAATCTTTTGCTTTCTTGAAGAGTTTTTCTTTATCTAGCGTATTATTTTTACTGATTATGTAATCATATAATGATTTTTTGATTAAATTGTCAATGCCTTTCCCTATAAATCCTTTTATTATATGTTCAGGTAAACTTATTAAATCTAAATCTTTTCTCATATGATTAATAGAATCAGTTATATCTAATAATGAATCTATCAATGTTCCATCTAGATCTAGTAAAACTGATGAGATTTTATTCATAATTTAATTGTAAAGCATCAGATTTTTGAATTTCCATTCTCATGGCACTAATAGTTTTTTTATAGTTATCAGATTCGAATATCGCAGATCCTGATACAAAAGAATTTGCTCCTGCAGAACGAATTTTTGCTATATTATCAACATTAATTCCTCCATCAACTTGTAGCACGATGGATTTATTGCGATTTTGTAAAGACCATTCATTTATTTTCTTGCGAATATCTTTAATTTTTTGGATAGACATTGGTAGAAACTTTTGTCCACCGAATCCAGGATTTACAGACATAACTAGTATTAAATCAATTTTATCCATTATATAATCTAAAATCTGCAAATTACACGCAGGATTAATAGCTAACCCTACTTTACAGTTACAGTCTTTAATTAGAGACAAGGTTCTGTCTAGGTGTTTTGATGTTTCTGGATGTATTGTGATAATGTCAGCACCTGATTTAGAAAATTCAGGAATAAGTAAATCAACATTTTCTACCATAAGATGTACATCAAGTGGTATTGTTGCAATTTTTTTTATTGCTTTACAAACTATTGGTCCAATTGTTAGATTTGGTACATAATGGTTGTCCATAACATCTATATGGATCCAATCTGCCCCAGCATTTGTGACTTGTTTTATTTCTTCACCTATTGCTGAAAAATCAGCAGATAATATGCTGGGTGCTATCAAAGCAGATAGATTATTTGTATTCATTTAAGTCTCAAAATTATTATTTACAGTTTGCGTATAATGTTATACGGCAATTAGACAATATTTACATACTTGTCTATTATAAATTAATTAGGATTTAATTAATGGTATATTTTTTTAGTATTTGAGTATTTATATGATATATAACAAAAATTATCGAATTCTTGTAATTGTAATATTTTTTATAATTTTTGTAAGCAATGTGTTTGCAAAAGAAGAATTAATTTTAAGTGGTGACGGATATAATGGATCATCAGTCAGTTTTAAATCTGTATCTTGGGATCAAGTACCAAGTTGGTTTGATGATGATTTTATGACTGTTTGGGATGTTTTTTTAAAAAATTGTAGATTTATTATTAAAAACAAAGATTGTAAAGGAATACATAGAGTTGTGTCTTCTGAAGTATGGAGTCCAGTATGTAATGCAGCTTTTGATTATGAAAATTCTTCTAAAAATAAAGACAATAAATCTATTAGGGAATTCTTTCAAAAATACTTAGATCCATGGGCTTTCACCTCTAATAATAAATTGGTTAATTGTAAAATGACCGGTTATTGTGAACCCTTTTTCAAAGGATCTCGTCATAGAACTGATAAGTATCAATGGCCAATATTTGCTGTCCCAGATGACTTAGTAACTATTGATCTAGGACTGTTTAACTTAGATTTAAAAGGTATGATTATTAGAGGCAAATTATCAGGATCCAGGGTTATTCCTTACGATTCTAGAGAGAGTTTAGGAAATAGAAGTGAAGAATTGCCAATAATAGCTTGGTTAGATAATGCCTTTGACAGTGTTTTCCTAGGAACTCAAGGTTCTGGAAGAATTTTTCTGCAAGATGGTCCGGATAAAGGAAAACTTATCAAAGTTGGTTATGCATCTAGTAATGGATATCCATTTGTATCAATTGGTAAATGGTTGTTAGAGAATGAAGGAATTAATCCGTCATATAAGAATATAAAAAAATGGATGCTAGAAAATCCAACAAAGACAAAAGATTTGATTAATAAGAATCCAAGAGTAGTATTTTTCCATGAGGTTAATGAGCTAGATATTGCTGTTGGTCCTATTGGATCTTACGGAATAGAACTTACTCCTATGAGATCAATTGCAGTTGATAGTAATTTTATCCCTTTAGGGACGCCGATATTTTTTTCAACCAATAATTTATTAAATTCTAACGAATTGTTATATGGAACAGTGTTTGCTCAAGATACAGGATCTCTTATTAAAGGTGCAGATAGGTCTGATTTTTTTTGGGGTTCAGGATTTGATGCTACTGAGAAAGCAAATACTACAGACTATTCTTATAGAATGTGGATTTTATGGCCTAAGAACAAATGGTCTTCATTTTTTAATTAGTTTATAGTTCTTTCATTTTTAAGGGTAAGATATTTCTACTCCTATAGAACAATCTTGAAAAGCCATTGGTTTCTCAATTGTAATATTTAATGTTTCTATTTCTGGAAATTCTTTGATTATTCGATCTTTGATTTTATCTAAAAGGGTCTCTACCAATTTGATGTGTTGTTTGCTTGTTTCTTCTATTATTATATTTCTTAGATCTCTATAATCCAAAATAGATTTAATGTTATTGTCATCTAATATATTCTTATGTTTTATACTAAATTTGGCATTTATTACTATAGTTTGCTTTTTATTAATTTCATGTTCCAATATTCCTATATTGGTTTCTATAATTAAATTAGAGATAATAATTTTTCTATATGCCATTTATTGGTTTTCCTGTATTTTTTATCCTATAGAGTTTATCTGTAGTTGATAACCTGACTGTTACAGATGTTAATTCATTAAGATGAAATAAATGAACTAATATTTCATCTCCAATTTTATGTAATTTTACTATATCTATAAGGTCTTGAGTAGAATCTAATCTTAGGTTGTTGATTGCTATCAAGATATCACCAGAAGATATTCCAGCACTATATGCTGCTCCATTATCTATAACATTCTTTACTATAACCTTACCATCTTTATCAAATGTATTCATTTGTAGAGTGGGTTGTAATTTATTTATACATTCTAATTTCAATCCATAGTAATCTAACCATTGAGCGATTGGTATATCATCTATATCTTTTACATATTTATTAATTATATAACTAATATCTATTCCAGTAGCTTCTTTGGTATCTTTCACAAAATCGTCGTTAGATAGTCCTTTTTGTATTGTAATATAAAAATATTTTCCATATTTTTGCCATAAAAATCTCATAAGATCATCTAAGGAATATTTGTTTTCTGATTGTTTCCGAATTTCAGTATCTATTCCAAATGCGATCAAGGATCCTTTTTCATAATAGTTTACAGTTGAGTTTATAGAGTTTTCATTTTGTTTATAAAATTTAATCCATGCATCAAAAGAACTTTCTTCTAGGGTTTGTTTATATTTGCCGGGATAATTTATCGTTTTATTAATTCTTTCTGATAATATATTTAAATAATAATTTTGATTGATTAGTTTGCATCTCAATAGAAATATATACTCGTAATAAGAAGTAAAACCTTCAAATATCCACAATAGATTTGTTAGTGTTGGTTTTCTTAGATCATATTTTATGAAAGAGGCAGGTTTGATTCTCTTAATAAGCCAGGAATGAAAATATTCATGGCTTATTAAGCTTAAGAATTCGCTATATTCTTTTGGTTGTTTTTTGATATTTTCTGTAGGTAGAAATTTTCTTTTTGTGCTAATAACAGTTGATGATCTGTGTTCAATTCCTCCAAAATGTTTATCATTTATGTTTATGATAAAAATAAAAATATTTCCATTATCTATGAATGGGGGTATCTTGGTGTATGGATCAAAGAAAGAAATTTGCTCATCACAAATCTTTTTTATGTCAGTAGATATTCTATTTTTATCTATCTTTGATGAAAAGCCGGAGAAGACTATTTTATGTATTGTTCCAAAGGAAAGAAATTCACAGATGGTTGGAGTTCCAATTTCTACAGGGGAGTCAATCAAAGCATCATAAGAATTTGCAATATAGGTATTATATTCATTATCATTATTTTGTTCTTTGATAGAATTAATTTCTTGTAAGCTTGTGTATATTTGCCATTTTTTTTCTTTGCATTGGGTTGTTAATTGAATATTTATTATGCAAGGCAAGTTTTCTAAGTTATCTATGCATAAAAATACACTGGTTCCATTAAAAAAAGCTCTATTTATGTCAAGATATGCTCCTCTTACAGAATCGTCATAAGCATATACTATATACTCTATCTGGACAGGATCTTGACATTCATCTATTATCCAAGTGCTGTTATCTAATTTAGTTATTTGAATAGATTTTTTCTGAGAATAAGCTTTAATTTGTTCTATATTGCTAGAAAAATCTCTTATAACATAACTTCCAGGTATCCACGTTGGAATATATACGATCTGCTTATTATTTGTATTGTCTAGGTTTATTGTAACTTTGTATCTATGTCCATATAAGTCAAAAATTTCTATGTTGTATAATACAAAATTAT is part of the Candidatus Kinetoplastibacterium crithidii genome and encodes:
- a CDS encoding anthranilate synthase component I; the encoded protein is MTEIEFKSLVAQGFNRIPLISEIYADLDTPLSLYLKLAHSGPKAGKMSCLMESVIGGERFGRYSFIALPAETIIRSRGTTTEVVTNGKVVETYEGDPLKFIEQYQSRFKVALQTGMLRFCGGLAGYFGYDTVRHIEPCLGMPTKAFPAGMEEGTPDIMLLHVDELAVVDNIAGRIYLIVYADTNKTESYSKAQKRLQELKQQLKKNVEIPYSLCSMQTSEERDFGSEKYLEMVKKAKEYIAAGDIMQIVLGKVIAKPYRDAPLSLYRALRSLNPSPYMYFWNFDDFQVVGSSPEILVRQENVSDSNGKNKSQVTIRPLAGTRKRGSNPAQDIELEKNLKLDTKEIAEHVMLIDLARSDIGKIAEIGSVKVTDKMSVERYSHVMHLVSNVSGYLKPGMTSMDVLKASFPAGTLTGAPKIRAMEIIDELEPVRRGIYGGAAGYLSYGGEMDLAIAIRTGIIKNGILYVQSAAGIVADSDPELELAETEAKSRALLRAAEQVQNGLDEPF
- a CDS encoding HAD-IA family hydrolase, which encodes MNKISSVLLDLDGTLIDSLLDITDSINHMRKDLDLISLPEHIIKGFIGKGIDNLIKKSLYDYIISKNNTLDKEKLFKKAKDLFSQYYCNCNGNRTVLYQGVLEGLDKLRKEQLSLSIVTNKPSKPTFQILQKLNLSHLFSYVICGDTCQRCKPAPDQILFACKQLNVTPEECIMIGDSSNDVMAARAANLAAVLVVPYGYHNKKNILELCANDVIEDLTKTSDWIHCYNNLNYYNL
- the rpe gene encoding ribulose-phosphate 3-epimerase; the protein is MNTNNLSALIAPSILSADFSAIGEEIKQVTNAGADWIHIDVMDNHYVPNLTIGPIVCKAIKKIATIPLDVHLMVENVDLLIPEFSKSGADIITIHPETSKHLDRTLSLIKDCNCKVGLAINPACNLQILDYIMDKIDLILVMSVNPGFGGQKFLPMSIQKIKDIRKKINEWSLQNRNKSIVLQVDGGINVDNIAKIRSAGANSFVSGSAIFESDNYKKTISAMRMEIQKSDALQLNYE
- a CDS encoding murein transglycosylase A gives rise to the protein MIYNKNYRILVIVIFFIIFVSNVFAKEELILSGDGYNGSSVSFKSVSWDQVPSWFDDDFMTVWDVFLKNCRFIIKNKDCKGIHRVVSSEVWSPVCNAAFDYENSSKNKDNKSIREFFQKYLDPWAFTSNNKLVNCKMTGYCEPFFKGSRHRTDKYQWPIFAVPDDLVTIDLGLFNLDLKGMIIRGKLSGSRVIPYDSRESLGNRSEELPIIAWLDNAFDSVFLGTQGSGRIFLQDGPDKGKLIKVGYASSNGYPFVSIGKWLLENEGINPSYKNIKKWMLENPTKTKDLINKNPRVVFFHEVNELDIAVGPIGSYGIELTPMRSIAVDSNFIPLGTPIFFSTNNLLNSNELLYGTVFAQDTGSLIKGADRSDFFWGSGFDATEKANTTDYSYRMWILWPKNKWSSFFN
- a CDS encoding dihydroneopterin aldolase: MAYRKIIISNLIIETNIGILEHEINKKQTIVINAKFSIKHKNILDDNNIKSILDYRDLRNIIIEETSKQHIKLVETLLDKIKDRIIKEFPEIETLNITIEKPMAFQDCSIGVEISYP
- a CDS encoding M61 family metallopeptidase, which translates into the protein MLMIKNEKLPDNFVLYNIEIFDLYGHRYKVTINLDNTNNKQIVYIPTWIPGSYVIRDFSSNIEQIKAYSQKKSIQITKLDNSTWIIDECQDPVQIEYIVYAYDDSVRGAYLDINRAFFNGTSVFLCIDNLENLPCIINIQLTTQCKEKKWQIYTSLQEINSIKEQNNDNEYNTYIANSYDALIDSPVEIGTPTICEFLSFGTIHKIVFSGFSSKIDKNRISTDIKKICDEQISFFDPYTKIPPFIDNGNIFIFIININDKHFGGIEHRSSTVISTKRKFLPTENIKKQPKEYSEFLSLISHEYFHSWLIKRIKPASFIKYDLRKPTLTNLLWIFEGFTSYYEYIFLLRCKLINQNYYLNILSERINKTINYPGKYKQTLEESSFDAWIKFYKQNENSINSTVNYYEKGSLIAFGIDTEIRKQSENKYSLDDLMRFLWQKYGKYFYITIQKGLSNDDFVKDTKEATGIDISYIINKYVKDIDDIPIAQWLDYYGLKLECINKLQPTLQMNTFDKDGKVIVKNVIDNGAAYSAGISSGDILIAINNLRLDSTQDLIDIVKLHKIGDEILVHLFHLNELTSVTVRLSTTDKLYRIKNTGKPINGI